In the Juglans microcarpa x Juglans regia isolate MS1-56 chromosome 6D, Jm3101_v1.0, whole genome shotgun sequence genome, one interval contains:
- the LOC121234890 gene encoding LOW QUALITY PROTEIN: oligopeptide transporter 1-like (The sequence of the model RefSeq protein was modified relative to this genomic sequence to represent the inferred CDS: inserted 2 bases in 2 codons), with product MSGHSETGGPRAKSPAEHEPNLDITKAGDEEFDDSPIEQVRLTVPPTDDPTQPTLTFRTWVLGITSCALLAFVNQFFGYRQNQLYISSVSAQILVLPIGKLMAAWLPSKPIPIPLTKWSFSLNPGXFNLKEHVLITIFAGSGAGGVYAVNILSSVKAFYHRDIHPAAAFLLVQTTQMLGYGWAGLFRKYLVDSPYMWWPANLVQVSLFRALHEKEKRPKGGLTRLQFFFLVFVAGFAYYLIPSYLFPSISALSFVCWIWKDSITAQQIGGGIHGLGVGSIGLDWSTVAGFLGSPLAYPXFAIVNTLVGFILVVYIINPIAYWSNAYDAKKFPIFSSHTFDHSGQPYNLSRVLNSKTFDIDYEGYNSYSKLYLSVFFAFTYGLSFATLTATISHVVLFHGSEIWRLWKRTAVAAKDNLSDVHTRLMKKNYEQVPQWWFHVILISMVALSLYTCEGFHKQVQLPWWGLLLACGIALFFTLPIGIIQATTNQQPGLNVITELVIGYIYPGKPLANVAFKTYGYISMAQALTFLNDFKLGHYMKIPPKSMFIVQLVGTLVASSVYFGTAWWLLTTIEHICDVSMLPEGSPWTCPGDEVFYNASIIWGIIGPLRMFGSEGVYPGMNWFFIIGLLSPIPGWLLSRKYPNKKWLRLINMPILLGATSGMPPTRAVNYWAWGAVGIFFNFYVYRKFKGWWARHNYILSAALDAGVAFMGVIIFFALQSKDVNGPQWWGLDSDDHCPLASCPTAPGVAIEGCPVL from the exons ATGTCTGGTCACTCTGAAACCGGAGGCCCTCGAGCCAAGTCGCCTGCCGAGCATGAACCCAATCTCGACATAACCA AAGCAGGGGATGAGGAATTCGATGATAGCCCAATTGAGCAAGTGAGGCTGACGGTTCCACCCACCGATGACCCAACACAACCGACCTTGACATTTCGAACATGGGTTCTTGGGATAACGTCTTGTGCCCTCCTCGCTTTTGTCAACCAATTCTTCGGGTACCGCCAAAATCAGCTCTACATATCATCAGTCTCAGCACAAATTCTTGTGCTGCCCATAGGGAAGCTAATGGCTGCATGGCTTCCATCAAAGCCAATACCAATCCCCCTCACAAAGTGGTCCTTCTCATTGAACCCGG CATTCAATCTGAAAGAACACGTTTTGATCACCATCTTTGCCGGTTCTGGAGCCGGTGGAGTGTATGCAGTTAATATTTTATCTAGTGTCAAGGCTTTCTACCACAGGGATATCCATCCAGCTGCAGCCTTTTTGTTGGTACAAACTACTCAG ATGCTTGGGTATGGATGGGCTGGACTGTTTAGAAAGTACCTTGTTGACTCGCCTTATATGTGGTGGCCCGCAAACCTGGTCCAGGTCTCTCTATTCAG GGCATTGCacgaaaaggaaaagagacccAAGGGAGGACTAACAAGACTACAATTCTTCTTCCTGGTATTTGTAGCGGGCTTTGCTTACTACCTCATCCCGAGCTATCTTTTCCCTTCAATATCAGCTCTCTCCTTCGTTTGTTGGATCTGGAAGGACTCCATCACTGCCCAACAGATTGGTGGAGGCATCCATGGCCTTGGAGTAGGCTCAATTGGTCTTGACTGGTCTACTGTAGCTGGCTTCTTGGGCAGCCCTTTAGCCTATC GGTTTGCCATCGTCAATACTTTAGTGGGATTTATCTTGGTTGTCTACATCATTAACCCGATTGCTTATTGGAGCAATGCATATGATGCTAAAAAGTTTCCAATATTTTCCTCCCACACTTTCGACCATAGTGGTCAACCTTACAACTTATCCAGAGTTCTGAATTCCAAGACTTTCGATATTGATTACGAGGGTTATAATAGTTACAGCAAACTTTATCTAAGTGTCTTTTTTGCCTTCACCTACGGGTTGAGCTTTGCTACTCTAACAGCTACTATTTCACACGTTGTCCTCTTCCATGGAAG CGAAATTTGGCGACTGTGGAAAAGGACAGCAGTTGCAGCAAAAGATAATTTATCGGACGTGCATACAAGGCTGATGAAGAAGAATTATGAACAAGTCCCTCAATGGTGGTTTCATGTCATCTTAATTTCAATGGTGGCTCTTTCCTTATATACTTGTGAAGGTTTTCACAAACAGGTCCAACTCCCGTGGTGGGGACTCTTACTCGCTTGCGGGATTGCGCTATTTTTCACCTTACCCATTGGAATAATTCAAGCAACAACAAACCAG CAACCAGGGCTAAACGTGATTACAGAGTTGGTCATTGGGTATATATATCCAGGAAAGCCTCTTGCTAATGTGGCTTTCAAGACTTATGGCTATATTAGCATGGCACAAGCACTCACTTTTCTTAATGACTTCAAATTGGGTCACTATATGAAGATCCCTCCAAAATCCATGTTCATTGTACAG TTAGTAGGAACGTTGGTTGCTTCAAGTGTCTACTTCGGCACCGCATGGTGGCTTCTTACAACTATTGAGCACATCTGTGACGTATCAATGTTGCCAGAGGGGAGTCCATGGACATGCCCTGGAGATGAGGTTTTCTACAATGCTTCCATTATATGGGGAATCATAGGCCCTCTCAGAATGTTTGGAAGTGAGGGTGTTTACCCGGGGATGAACTGGTTCTTCATTATCGGCTTGCTGTCCCCTATTCCAGGCTGGCTGCTCTCCCGCAAATACCCCAACAAAAAGTGGCTTAGGCTAATAAACATGCCTATCCTGCTTGGAGCTACATCTGGAATGCCACCAACAAGAGCAGTGAACTATTGGGCTTGGGGAGCAGTTGGAATTTTCTTCAACTTCTATGTCTACAGAAAGTTCAAAGGATGGTGGGCAAGGCATAACTACATCTTATCTGCTGCTTTGGATGCTGGGGTTGCCTTTATGGGAGTTATCATTTTCTTCGCCCTTCAATCCAAGGATGTCAATGGTCCACAATGGTGGGGTCTGGACAGCGATGACCACTGTCCATTGGCTTCGTGCCCCACAGCACCTGGGGTTGCGATTGAGGGCTGCCCTGTTCTTTGA